AAACGGCAAGCGCGTCCTCACCCCGATGCTCCTGGTTATGCTAGCCATCGGCGGGACGGACATCCTGTTTGCGCTTGACTCGATTCCCGCCATCTTCGGCCTGACCCAGAACGTTTTTGTTGTCTTCACGGCCACGGCGTTCTCCCTGATGGGCCTGCGGCAGCTGTTCTTCCTGATCGACGGTCTGCTGGACCGGCTGATCTACCTGTCCTACGGCCTCGCCGCCGTCCTGGGATTCATCGGCGTCAAACTGGTCCTGCACGCCCTCCACGAGAACAACCTGCCGTTCATCAACGACGGCGAACACGTCACCGTCCTCGAAATCAGCACGGGCACCTCGCTCCTGGTGATCCTCGGAGTTCTCACCGTCACCGTCCTCGCTTCCATCTTCAGCCCCAAGGGCAAGGCGAAGAACGCCGTCTCGGGCGCCAAGCGGCACGCCGTCGACTACCTGGACCTCAACTACGAAACCGACATCGTGGAACGGGAACGGATCTTCGCCAAGATGGTCAGCGAAGAAGAGCAGCTGCGGGCCCTGCCGGAGAAGTACAAGCGGCTCATCCGCCATGAAACCGAGGTCAGGGACCTGCTGCACCGTGCCCACGCCGAACACGACAAGGCCCTCCAGCGGGAGGAACAGCGCTAAGGCCGGGCCTGCCCGCACAGGCCGCCTAACACAATAAAGCAGACAAAAGAGGCTGTCCGCGTTTCCTTGGGGAACGTGGACAGCCTTTTCTGTTCCCGACGGCGGTCGTTCCGGCCGCCGTCGTGGGTCGGTATCGCTCAGCCAACGGCCACCGCGCCGATCTGCTGCATCAGGCTCAGGTTGTCGGTGGTGCCCCAGTGCTCGGCCACCTTGCCGTCCTCGACCCTGATGATGTCAGTGCAGTCGAATTCGACGCTCTTGCCCGTTGCCGGGATGCCAGCCATTTCCCCACGATGTGTCCCGGTGAGGATCACGTGGCACGCCTCCATGTTTCCGGCGCTCAGCGAGGGCTCGATCGCTTTGACCTTGATATCCGGGAAAGCCGACCGCATGGTATTCACAAAGAATTTGACCCCGTCCCTGCC
This DNA window, taken from Pseudarthrobacter sp. ATCC 49987, encodes the following:
- a CDS encoding TerC family protein, coding for MQVPTIVWIFTIIGIVGLLAFDFFFHVRKAHTPTLRESAIWSSIYVGLALLFGVGVLVFGGVDMGTEYFAGYVTEKALSVDNLFVFLIIMASFRVPRADQQKVLLFGIVFSLIARTAFIFLGAALINSFSWVFYIFGLILLLTAGNLLRPNAHDDDSDGLIVRLAKKFLPASSHYDGDKLFTVENGKRVLTPMLLVMLAIGGTDILFALDSIPAIFGLTQNVFVVFTATAFSLMGLRQLFFLIDGLLDRLIYLSYGLAAVLGFIGVKLVLHALHENNLPFINDGEHVTVLEISTGTSLLVILGVLTVTVLASIFSPKGKAKNAVSGAKRHAVDYLDLNYETDIVERERIFAKMVSEEEQLRALPEKYKRLIRHETEVRDLLHRAHAEHDKALQREEQR
- a CDS encoding ester cyclase — protein: MSEGIGLIERFYKDVMESGNLALIDELATDSYVDHEEGLPGQPSGRDGVKFFVNTMRSAFPDIKVKAIEPSLSAGNMEACHVILTGTHRGEMAGIPATGKSVEFDCTDIIRVEDGKVAEHWGTTDNLSLMQQIGAVAVG